The Paenibacillus antri genomic sequence TCGACTTCGGCGCGTTCCACAGCGCGCTCGATATCGGGGCAGCTCCAGGAGGCTGGTCTTCGTTCCTTCTGGAGAAGGGGCTCCGCGTGACGGCGATCGACCCGGCGGACATGCACCCGTCGCTGCATCGCGAGCACGGCTTCACGTATTTGCGAAAAAACGCGGCCGACGTCACGTTCCCGGAAGATTCGTTCGATCTGCTCGTGTGCGACATGAGCTGGGATCCGCTGCGGATGGCCGAGCTCGTGAAGCGTCTGCTTCCCGCCGTGTCGCGCGACGGACTCGTTCTTACGACCGTCAAGCTGATGCACGGGAAAGCGTTCGCGACGCTGCGCGAGGTGGAGCGGGTCATGGAGCCGGAAGCGAAGCTCGTCGCGACGAAGCAGCTGTTCCACAACCGGGAAGAGCTGACGTGCCGCTGGCGAAGAACGACGTAACAACGACGTAACAACGACGTAATAACGATAGATGCCCTCGTCTTTCATTCGAGTTTGAGCGAAGGATGAGGGTATTTTATTGGGGATGTTTATACAAAGCTTTGACATTGACATATAGTTTGATTTTGAAGTATATTGGACTTCAGGTAAGATGAAAGTCTTCTGCCGACAAGATTGCTGTGAAGGAGAGGATGAACGTATGCCTTCGGAGAAGAGAAGAGCGATTCGCATGGACGTGTTGAACGACCTGCATCGCGCTTACAAAACCGATCGATTGAAACGAAGAACGTTCCCGGTTTCCGTGGAGTTCGACGATCCGGAGACGTTTTTCGCGCTGGAATATTTGGCGGAGAAGAAGCTGGTATATTTCAAGCAGACGCACCCGGATCATTACGTCGCCAAGATCACCCCGCTTGGGAAGTCGCACCTCGAGCTGGAGCTCGGGTCGCGTAAGGAAGCGGCTTGCAGATAAGAAGCGCGAAGGGATTGACGGTTGGAGACGACCGTTTTATACTAGGAAACAGCAGACCAGCATGCGGGATTCCCGTATGCCGGTCTGTTATTTTTTTTGCGGAAAGTAGGGAGAATGATGGACGAAGAAATACGAGACGGCCCGTTCCGCTCGGGAGACGTCGCCGCCGGCCGATACCGGATCGTACGGCGGATCGGCGAAGGGGGCATGGGGCGCGTCTACTTGGCCGAGGATTTACGGCTAGCGGGTCAGCGATGGGCGGTCAAGTGGGTGCCCGTCGACGCGGCGTTCCCCTCCCAGCCGGAGAAGGAAGCGGCGATCATGACGTCGCTCCGGCATCCGTCGCTGCCCCGCATCGTCGATTATTTCGGCGCCGGCGAGGAAGGCGTCTGCATCGTGATGGACTATCTCGAAGGCGAGACGCTGCTGCAGCGATCGGCCGCGCACGATCATGCGCTGCCTTGGACGACGGTCGTCCATTACGGCGCGCAGCTATGCGATTTGCTCGATTATTTGCATTCGCTCGACAGCCCGATCGTGTTCCGGGATATGAAGCCGTCCAACGTCATCGTCGGACCGGACGACGCGGTGCGGTTGGTCGATTTCGGAATCGCCCGCACGTATAAGGAAGGCAAAGCTTCGGACACGGTGCACGTCGGCTCGGTCGGGTTCGCCGCCCCGGAGCTGCTGGCGAATCTGCAGACGGATCACCGAGCGGACTTATATTCCTTAGGGAGCTTGCTTTATTTTTTGTTAAGCGGAGGACAGTTTTACAATTTTACGAAAAAGCCGATCGAAGCGGTCGCCGACGCGATCCCGCCGGAGCTAGCCGCCGCGCTTCATCGTCTGCTCGCGGACGAGCCGTCGCGCCGGTTCCCGGACGCCAAGACGGCGAAGGCGTCGCTTCTCGCGTCCGGCCCGAAGCCCGTCGCAGGCGGGACGAGCGTGCCTGGCGCCGGCGGAACGGGACATGCGGCGACCGGCAGACGGACGGTCGTCGCCGTATACGGATTGTTCCCGAAGGTCGGAGCCACGTTCACGGCGGTGGCGATCGCGAAGCTGCTCGCCGAGCGGAAGCTCTATACGACATATATGGGGTTTCCGTGGGCTGCGGGCGACGCGTTCCTCCGCATGGTGTCCGCCACGAGGGACGGCGAGAGCGAATGGCGGGAGGACCGGCTTGCCTGGAGGCTCGCTCCGGACGAGGAGGGGCAAGAGGACTTCGACGCCGCCCGGTTGTACAAGCTGTTATTCGAAACGAAGGGCGACGTCGCGGTATTCGACGTGCCGTCCAAGGCGAACCCGGAGGCGGCCGAAGCGCTGCTGCGCGTATCGGACGCGGTCGTCGCGGTCGTCTCGCCCGATCCGGGAGGGCTGCGATCGAGCGCCGCCGTCGACAACTGGCGTCGGTTGAACGCTTGCGCCGGCGACGGACGGATCGAATGGGTCGCGAACCGGGTGCCGTCGGGGGTGCGGTTGAACGATTTTTACAAGCTGTTCTCCATTAAACCCGCGGGGACGATCCGCGAGTTCTCGTATGACCGGATGATCGGGGCGATGTGGAACGGCAGATTTCTGTGCGACGAGACGGACGTGCGCGAGGAGCTGTCGGACGCGCTGCAGCCTCTGCTTCGGAAGCTCGCTCCCGGCAAGGAGAAAGAGTCGGGCTTCCGGGCGTCCGCGAAAAGATGGCTTGCCAACAAATGGTCGATCGACTATAATAAAAACAAATTTCATCCATAGGTTGACATGCGGAAGCACCGCTGACCCTAACAGGTCTGCGCGTGCTTTTTTTGTTGTCTACAGGAGGAGGAGGGGGCATGAAGCGAACGATTCTGTTGTACGATCCGGACCGGGAATACGCGGAGCGGATCGCGGATTACGCGAGAAACAGTTATTTTCGGAAGGAGGTCGAAGTGACGGTATGCACGCGTCCCGAGCTGTTCGCGGAATGGCTAAGGGACGGACGATTCGACGTCTTCGTCGCCGCGGCCTCGGCGGCGGACGAGATCCCCGGCGTCGAACGCCTTCCGAGGCCCGTCGTTTGGCTCGGCGAGGAAGGCGGGCGCGTCGATTCCGTCGTCGGAACGGCGTTATGCAAATACGAAGCCGCACCGAAGCTGCTCCGAGCGTGGTTGGATCGGGCGGCGGGGGCTTCCGCGGAAGGAAAGAGGGCTTCGATCGTCGGCGTATGGTCCGCCGCCGGCGGCGTCGGCAAGACGAGGATCATCGCCTGTTTGGCCGAAGCGTGGGTCAGGAGTGGCGTAAGGACGTTCGTCGCGGGCTTCGATCCCGGCGGCGGCCTGCAGGATGACGTGGCGGCAGGCCGCGACGTCAGCGAATGGCTATATTCGATCAAATCCGGCCGCCCGATCGGGGAAGAGCTGCCTGCCGCCCTCGGCGCTGCGACGCTGTACGGCTTCTCGCCCGCCAGCTCGTATCGGGAATGGGCGAGCGTCGGCCGCCGGGAAGCGGAGGCGCTGCTCGAAGCCGCGACGCTCGACGTCTGCGACGGGATCGTTCTCGCGGATGCGGGAACGGGTTGGTCCCCATGGGCGGAAGTCGTCTGGGGACGGAGCGACGAAATTTTATGCGTTTCCTCGGAAGACCCGGCGTGCCTAGAGAAGACGGAGAAGTGGCTGAACGATTGGCCGGAGTGGGAGGAGCGAGGCGCGTACCGGGCCAAGACGCGCTTTGCGCTCAATCGATGTCTGAACCTGTCGGGCTCGGAGTGTTACGGGTGGACGCGGGGGGCGTTTCGGCTGCCATACGTGCCCGAATGGAAACAGGACGCCGCCCGGCGGGATCCTGCGTTTCAAGCCGCGGGGGAACGTCTCGCCGAGGAGGTGAGAGCGCGATGCGCGCCGCGGTAAGCATGGAGGAAGCCGCGCTCGAGCTGCGCGAGACGATTCGAAGCGACCTCGATTACGCTGCGATCTATACGGACGACGCTCTGCGCTCGCTCGTCTTGCGGCGGGTGGCGGCCGCCGGGAGAGAACGGCGTTGGACGTCCGACGAGCGAATGTGGATCGCCGAACGGGTACTCGCTTCGTTCCGGGGGTTGGACATCCTGGAGCCTCTACTGGCGGATTCGGAAGTGACGGAAATTATGGTGAACGGACACGAGGAGATTTTCTATGAGAAGCGGGGACGATTGAATCGGTATCCGCACCGGTTCGAGAGCAGGGAGCGGCTGGAAGACATCATTCAGTCGATCGTCTCGAAGGTGAATCGGACGGTGAACGAGGCGTCGCCGATCGTGGACGCTCGACTGCCGGACGGCTCTCGCGTGAACGCGGTGCTGCCGCCCGTCGCTTTGAAGGGGCCGACGCTCACGATTCGGAAGTTCCCCGACTCTCCGGTGACGATGGAGAGGCTCATCGAGTGGGGAGCGATCACGCCGGAGGCCGCATCCTTCCTCCAATCCGCCGTTCGGGAGAAACGGAACATCTTCATCAGCGGAGGCACCGGGTCCGGCAAGACGACGATGTTGAACGTGCTTGCCCAGTCGATTCCGGACGGAGAGCGCGTCATCACGATCGAGGATTCGGCGGAGCTGCAGCTCCCGACGTTGAATAACGTCGTCGCGTTGGAGACGCGCACGGCGAATACGGAAGGCAAGGGAGAAATCACGATCCGCCAGCTGTTGCGGGCCGCGCTGCGAATGCGTCCGAATCGAATCGTCGTGGGCGAGGTGCGCGGAGCGGAAGCGTTGGACATGCTGCAGGCGATGAATACAGGACATGAAGGCTCGTTGTCTACGGGTCACGCGAATACGGTGAAGGATATGCTCGGCCGTCTCGAGACGATGGCGATCGGCGGCTCGGAGCTGCCGCTCGCCGTCATCCGGCAGCAGATCGCGTCGGCGCTTCACTTGATCGTTCACGTTTCCCGGATGGCCGATTACAGCCGTAAAGTAACGGAGATTACCGCCGTCGACGGCCTGGCGAACGGTGAGTACCTGCTGCGGAAAATTTACGTTCGAGAAAGCGAGGGGAGCGGCTGCGGAGGGCTGCGGTTTCTTCAAGAGTCGGGGAAGGAGGAGATTTGATGTATAGGGCGATCCGGAAGCAATGGGAGGAGATTCCCATGGTATACCGACCCGGGAGAGTCAGGGTGGCGATGGCTTGTATCGGATACTCTGGCGTCTATGCGTTTATCGGGTGGTTGTTTTTCGAGCATGTCGCCGGCGCCGCGGCGCTCGCCGTCGTCGGGCTTCGGGCGGCCGCCGGACGATCGGGCGCGTTCGCGGAGCGGAGGAAGCGGGAGGCTGCGTCCCAGTTCGAG encodes the following:
- a CDS encoding serine/threonine protein kinase: MDEEIRDGPFRSGDVAAGRYRIVRRIGEGGMGRVYLAEDLRLAGQRWAVKWVPVDAAFPSQPEKEAAIMTSLRHPSLPRIVDYFGAGEEGVCIVMDYLEGETLLQRSAAHDHALPWTTVVHYGAQLCDLLDYLHSLDSPIVFRDMKPSNVIVGPDDAVRLVDFGIARTYKEGKASDTVHVGSVGFAAPELLANLQTDHRADLYSLGSLLYFLLSGGQFYNFTKKPIEAVADAIPPELAAALHRLLADEPSRRFPDAKTAKASLLASGPKPVAGGTSVPGAGGTGHAATGRRTVVAVYGLFPKVGATFTAVAIAKLLAERKLYTTYMGFPWAAGDAFLRMVSATRDGESEWREDRLAWRLAPDEEGQEDFDAARLYKLLFETKGDVAVFDVPSKANPEAAEALLRVSDAVVAVVSPDPGGLRSSAAVDNWRRLNACAGDGRIEWVANRVPSGVRLNDFYKLFSIKPAGTIREFSYDRMIGAMWNGRFLCDETDVREELSDALQPLLRKLAPGKEKESGFRASAKRWLANKWSIDYNKNKFHP
- a CDS encoding CpaF family protein, giving the protein MRAAVSMEEAALELRETIRSDLDYAAIYTDDALRSLVLRRVAAAGRERRWTSDERMWIAERVLASFRGLDILEPLLADSEVTEIMVNGHEEIFYEKRGRLNRYPHRFESRERLEDIIQSIVSKVNRTVNEASPIVDARLPDGSRVNAVLPPVALKGPTLTIRKFPDSPVTMERLIEWGAITPEAASFLQSAVREKRNIFISGGTGSGKTTMLNVLAQSIPDGERVITIEDSAELQLPTLNNVVALETRTANTEGKGEITIRQLLRAALRMRPNRIVVGEVRGAEALDMLQAMNTGHEGSLSTGHANTVKDMLGRLETMAIGGSELPLAVIRQQIASALHLIVHVSRMADYSRKVTEITAVDGLANGEYLLRKIYVRESEGSGCGGLRFLQESGKEEI